One genomic window of Gammaproteobacteria bacterium includes the following:
- a CDS encoding metallophosphoesterase, translated as MKLLLRFIPLLLVIAMGIWITQPNDFVILRPRLGVPAVQLAGETFEIVVKQTQPFGQRQWQAMLQRPHQDDVILPIESERQQGAKRILTVRIPTEAHNGAYSLQLSQGEQYNRQIKAVHIKTSFDNNVRFIHLADQEGIVGDEERYTRMLQQIEEINLINPDFVLISGDIAGNGRWPEYQRMKEILAKLDAPVVVAPGNHEYRGWGGYLATFAYPYHQVDIGNYSILSLNSSHGRDQLTQSQYRWVRAQLKQHRTQVNLVQMHHPMFFRRNLIGMRDELVNEFNHYQVPAVFAGHWHSDAIFNNKGERQMLSYIFPGTKYIITTAAAAGARPSDAVAPPHNGYRLVRMLGNQIRNYSTDFDGDGYRDADSSIPSGKIQINTQADGSINVINALYEDFKRATVTLSAPADQKISAVNYGHIVQIISAGKQKQYQIEFDLPADSRITLKLRTQKELKL; from the coding sequence GTGAAGCTCCTGTTGCGTTTTATTCCCTTACTGCTGGTAATCGCTATGGGTATATGGATTACCCAACCCAACGATTTTGTTATTCTAAGACCTCGCCTCGGTGTACCGGCTGTTCAGTTAGCTGGAGAGACCTTTGAAATCGTGGTTAAACAAACTCAACCCTTTGGCCAACGACAGTGGCAAGCGATGCTGCAACGCCCGCATCAAGACGATGTAATCTTACCCATCGAAAGCGAACGTCAACAGGGAGCCAAGCGCATTTTAACCGTCCGCATTCCCACCGAGGCGCACAACGGCGCTTACAGCCTGCAACTCAGCCAAGGCGAGCAATACAATCGACAAATTAAAGCAGTACACATTAAAACCTCTTTTGATAACAACGTCCGCTTTATCCATCTGGCCGATCAAGAGGGCATTGTCGGTGACGAAGAACGCTACACTCGCATGTTGCAGCAAATAGAGGAGATCAACCTGATCAACCCCGACTTTGTCTTGATCAGTGGCGACATTGCCGGTAACGGACGCTGGCCTGAATACCAACGCATGAAAGAAATTTTAGCCAAACTTGATGCCCCCGTTGTGGTCGCGCCTGGCAACCACGAATACCGAGGTTGGGGCGGTTATCTGGCCACCTTTGCCTACCCCTATCATCAGGTGGACATCGGCAATTACAGCATTTTGAGCCTCAACTCCAGCCACGGACGCGATCAACTGACTCAATCTCAATACCGCTGGGTGCGCGCTCAACTAAAACAACACCGCACCCAAGTTAACTTGGTACAGATGCACCACCCGATGTTTTTTCGGCGCAATTTAATCGGCATGCGTGACGAATTGGTCAACGAGTTTAACCACTATCAAGTACCGGCGGTGTTTGCCGGACACTGGCACAGCGACGCTATTTTTAACAACAAAGGCGAACGCCAGATGTTGAGTTACATCTTTCCTGGCACCAAATACATCATCACCACCGCCGCTGCCGCTGGCGCACGCCCCTCCGATGCCGTCGCCCCACCCCACAACGGTTACCGCTTGGTGCGAATGCTGGGCAATCAAATTCGCAACTACAGCACCGATTTTGACGGTGACGGTTACCGCGATGCCGACAGCTCCATTCCCAGTGGAAAAATACAGATCAACACACAGGCCGACGGCAGCATCAATGTCATTAACGCCCTCTACGAAGATTTTAAACGCGCCACCGTCACGCTCAGCGCCCCAGCGGATCAAAAGATCTCCGCTGTTAACTACGGCCACATTGTGCAAATCATCTCGGCAGGAAAACAAAAACAGTATCAGATCGAATTTGATCTGCCCGCCGACAGCCGCATCACCCTGAAACTGCGCACCCAAAAAGAGCTCAAACTGTGA
- the rluC gene encoding 23S rRNA pseudouridine(955/2504/2580) synthase RluC, whose amino-acid sequence MENSQPSATVRLLQIDANNAGQRIDNFLLTELKGVPKSRIYRILRKGEVRVNGGRIKPTYRLQLEDKVRIPPVRIEERKKGEVPYSMQVQLKEAVLYEDERFLVLNKPSGMAVHAGSGIEFGVIEVLRSLRDEGDFLELVHRLDRDTSGCLLIAKERETLLSLNEKLKGDGVEKHYLALLQGAWQGGIKTIDAPLQKNSVRGGERMVMVSAEGKEALSFFKPLRRFEQATLVDVEIKTGRTHQIRVHATHFGQPLAGDQKYGNRGFNRQLKKLGLKRLFLHAERLSFTLYKPFEFRAPLPDALERLLNKLD is encoded by the coding sequence ATGGAAAACAGTCAACCTTCAGCAACGGTTCGTTTGCTTCAAATCGATGCAAATAATGCCGGTCAGCGTATTGATAACTTTTTGCTCACGGAGTTGAAAGGCGTACCCAAAAGTCGCATCTACCGTATTTTGCGTAAGGGAGAGGTGCGGGTGAACGGTGGGCGCATAAAGCCGACCTATCGTTTGCAGTTAGAGGATAAAGTGCGCATTCCGCCGGTGAGAATTGAAGAGCGCAAAAAGGGTGAGGTGCCGTACTCTATGCAAGTACAGCTTAAAGAGGCGGTGTTGTACGAAGATGAGCGTTTTTTAGTTCTAAACAAACCCTCGGGCATGGCGGTTCATGCGGGTAGTGGCATTGAGTTTGGGGTCATTGAGGTGTTACGTTCGTTGCGAGACGAGGGCGATTTTTTGGAGCTGGTGCATCGTCTGGATCGTGACACCAGTGGTTGTCTATTGATTGCCAAAGAGCGTGAGACTTTGTTGAGTCTGAATGAAAAGCTCAAAGGCGATGGGGTTGAAAAACATTATTTGGCCTTGCTACAAGGTGCTTGGCAGGGGGGGATTAAGACCATTGACGCGCCGTTGCAGAAAAACAGCGTGCGCGGCGGTGAACGCATGGTGATGGTCTCGGCGGAGGGCAAAGAGGCGTTGAGCTTTTTTAAACCGCTGCGCCGTTTTGAGCAGGCGACGTTGGTGGATGTGGAGATTAAAACCGGTCGCACTCACCAAATTCGGGTTCATGCGACTCATTTTGGCCAGCCTCTGGCGGGTGATCAAAAATACGGCAACAGGGGGTTTAACCGTCAACTGAAAAAGTTGGGTTTGAAACGACTCTTTTTGCATGCGGAGCGTTTGAGTTTTACCTTGTACAAACCGTTTGAGTTTCGTGCGCCATTACCCGATGCGCTGGAACGTCTGTTAAATAAATTGGATTAA
- a CDS encoding HAD-IA family hydrolase, giving the protein MADYKLLVFDWDGTLMDSQALIISSMQAAIADAGGEVRSDAQVRNIIGLGLKEAIQALFPQQSGVFVQAVRDAYREQFFHQNQTPSRLFPGVRAVLDELLEEGYWLAVATGKGTAGLRKVLAETEMKGLFHATRTAEETCSKPDPMMLFELMQELDFRPDETLLIGDTEYDLNMARAAKVDGLGVACGAHEVDRLWDCKPVGVLQDVRALPAWLQTLGAAGCESGC; this is encoded by the coding sequence ATGGCCGATTATAAATTATTGGTGTTTGATTGGGACGGTACGTTGATGGATTCGCAAGCGTTGATCATCTCCTCGATGCAGGCGGCCATCGCCGATGCGGGTGGAGAAGTGCGCAGCGATGCACAGGTGCGCAACATCATCGGTTTGGGTCTCAAAGAGGCGATTCAAGCGTTGTTTCCACAGCAGAGCGGCGTGTTTGTGCAGGCGGTGCGGGACGCGTATCGTGAGCAGTTTTTTCATCAGAATCAAACGCCATCAAGGCTGTTTCCGGGTGTGCGGGCGGTTTTGGACGAACTGCTGGAAGAGGGCTACTGGTTGGCAGTGGCCACCGGCAAAGGCACAGCGGGTCTGCGTAAAGTGTTGGCGGAAACGGAGATGAAAGGGCTGTTTCACGCCACCCGCACCGCTGAGGAGACCTGTTCCAAGCCCGATCCCATGATGTTGTTTGAGTTGATGCAGGAGTTGGATTTCCGCCCTGATGAGACCTTGTTAATTGGCGATACGGAGTACGACTTGAATATGGCGCGGGCGGCCAAAGTGGATGGGCTAGGTGTGGCGTGTGGCGCACATGAGGTGGATCGTCTCTGGGATTGTAAGCCTGTGGGTGTGTTGCAGGATGTGCGTGCGTTGCCCGCGTGGTTGCAGACCTTGGGTGCGGCAGGCTGCGAAAGCGGCTGCTGA
- the cobW gene encoding cobalamin biosynthesis protein CobW, which produces MQLNKIPATVVTGFLGSGKTTLLSQMLKQANGKRIAVIVNEFGELDIDADLLRNCPLECDEGQEGAVTSAKNGIYELANGCICCTVEEEFLPVMQELVRRRDEIDHILIETSGLALPKPLVQAFNWPEIKQHCTVDAVITVVDGPAVAEGRFADDVERVEAQRRADESLNHDPDLQELLDDQLSAADLVIVSKNDLLNDAQRKQVEKTVLAKVSSSVKISYINHGEASLDVVMGINAAAEEQIEALHTHHDHHHAHGGHHEHAHEKFDSHVLTLGVVDGEKLQTVIKQLLIDEQIYRVKGFVALANKPMRQVLQVVGERLEVHFDRLWQAETPQTKLVFIGKSLQHERLMKVLQQAEL; this is translated from the coding sequence ATGCAATTAAATAAAATCCCTGCCACGGTGGTGACGGGGTTTCTGGGCAGTGGCAAAACCACGCTGTTGTCGCAGATGTTGAAACAGGCCAACGGCAAACGCATTGCGGTGATCGTCAATGAGTTTGGTGAGTTGGACATTGATGCCGATTTGCTGCGTAACTGCCCCTTGGAGTGCGATGAGGGTCAGGAGGGCGCTGTAACCAGTGCTAAAAATGGCATTTATGAGCTGGCCAATGGCTGCATCTGTTGCACGGTGGAAGAGGAGTTTTTGCCGGTGATGCAGGAGCTGGTGCGCCGTCGGGATGAGATCGACCATATTCTGATTGAGACCAGTGGTTTGGCGCTGCCCAAACCGTTGGTGCAGGCCTTTAATTGGCCGGAGATTAAACAGCATTGCACGGTGGATGCGGTGATCACGGTGGTGGACGGACCGGCGGTGGCAGAAGGGCGCTTTGCCGATGATGTGGAGCGGGTTGAAGCGCAGCGCCGTGCCGATGAGAGCCTTAATCACGATCCTGATCTGCAAGAGTTGTTGGATGATCAGCTCAGTGCAGCGGATTTGGTGATTGTGAGTAAAAATGATCTGTTGAACGATGCTCAGCGCAAGCAGGTGGAAAAAACCGTTTTGGCTAAGGTGTCCAGTTCGGTAAAAATCAGCTACATCAATCACGGCGAGGCGTCACTGGATGTGGTGATGGGGATCAATGCCGCAGCAGAAGAGCAGATTGAAGCGTTACACACCCATCATGATCATCATCATGCGCACGGTGGACATCATGAACACGCGCATGAAAAATTTGATTCCCATGTGTTGACCTTGGGGGTGGTGGACGGTGAAAAATTGCAGACTGTGATTAAGCAGTTATTGATTGATGAGCAGATTTATCGAGTGAAAGGGTTTGTGGCGTTGGCGAATAAACCGATGCGGCAGGTGTTGCAGGTGGTGGGTGAGCGTTTAGAGGTTCACTTTGATCGTTTGTGGCAGGCGGAAACGCCTCAGACAAAGTTGGTGTTTATTGGTAAGTCGTTGCAGCATGAGCGTTTGATGAAGGTGTTGCAACAGGCAGAACTCTAG
- the rne gene encoding ribonuclease E translates to MKRMLINATQQEELRVAIVDGQKLDNLDIEHCSREQKKSNIYKAVITRIEPSLEAVFVDYGAERHGFLPFKEVARSYLSPEALKGSGRPAVKDGIKEGQELVVQVEKEERGNKGAALTTFISLAGRYLVLMPNNPRAGGISRRIEGKERSDLRQAMAQMDIPEGMGTIVRTAGVGRTGEELQWDLNYQMEIWNSIHKASEEASAPFLIYQESNVIIRALRDHFRKEISEILIDHPATYDQAREFVEQCMPHNLRKLKFYDDSIPLFNRFQIETQIESVFQREVSLPSGGAIVIDHTEALIAIDINSARATKGADIEETATNTNLEAADEIARQLRLRDLGGLVVIDFIDMMNNKNQRAVESRIKDALQLDRARVQIGRISRFGLLEMSRQRLRPSLGEGSEMTCPRCSGHGTIRDVESLALAILRLMDEETMKENTARVIAQMPISVATYLLNEKRDQIAEIEKRNNSRLMVVPNPDMETPHYSVERIRQNEGEHVSDGKSSHELADIKRETYQPSANEAPKPPVEQPAVKGVSPELPAPAPAPTPAPAPAPVAPTPATVPTPVAAPPAANSPPPGVISRLWTALVGSETTPAESTPTTTEAPTAPAARPQRSSPQRRGRNNGRPNQSRRREGRNNEGRPPARNADGGRSENSRGKRGQMPPPSDDRQQAQNLLRSKAAAAQEAQQKGSKNTPPTPVVQDEVEVTAIATTTETAATNTPVQENSNKPNGRRTRRGRRRRSGQDRNKSADAEQQQNSEEDNLNQETLETTPAPVQAATPTVQAAVETEEKTPPTASEPDVQAEKASAPTSDPIRVSARQPSELSSSVRSLAMEKEGKKKAHQEQDNATDDAADEKQPLNNDNVDPIASEPKKSSRNRRSRGRRNSSNGDNNGNVQEKNADAAEQSPQTTSVNNTSEGEQPTTAPIAEPVVEKTEAAAQAQAAAQAEAAAQAEATAQAEATAQAEATAQAEATAQAEATAQAEATAQAEATAQAEATAQAEATAQAEATAQAEATAQAEAAAQAEAAAQAEAAAQAEAAAKAEAAAKAEAAAKAEAAAKAEAAAKAKKARAAKKAKKEKAEKAEKAEKVIEIKAGLYKAKPAESLDTATPPQTEKKDDKAE, encoded by the coding sequence ATGAAAAGAATGCTCATCAATGCCACGCAACAAGAAGAGTTGCGTGTCGCCATCGTCGATGGCCAAAAACTCGACAACCTCGACATCGAACACTGCTCACGAGAACAGAAAAAGTCCAACATCTACAAAGCGGTCATCACCCGCATCGAACCCAGCTTGGAAGCGGTGTTTGTGGACTACGGTGCCGAACGCCACGGCTTTTTGCCCTTTAAAGAAGTCGCACGCAGCTACCTCTCGCCTGAAGCCCTCAAAGGCAGCGGTCGCCCTGCGGTCAAAGACGGCATTAAAGAAGGCCAAGAGCTGGTCGTACAGGTGGAAAAAGAGGAGCGCGGCAACAAAGGCGCAGCTCTCACCACCTTTATCAGCCTCGCTGGGCGTTATCTCGTCCTGATGCCCAACAACCCCCGTGCTGGCGGCATCTCCCGTCGCATTGAAGGCAAAGAACGCTCCGATCTGCGTCAAGCCATGGCGCAAATGGACATCCCCGAAGGCATGGGCACCATCGTTCGTACCGCCGGAGTCGGTCGCACCGGTGAAGAGTTGCAGTGGGACCTGAACTACCAGATGGAAATCTGGAACTCAATCCATAAAGCCTCCGAAGAGGCCAGCGCCCCCTTTCTGATTTATCAAGAAAGCAACGTCATTATTCGCGCCTTACGGGATCATTTCCGCAAAGAAATCAGTGAAATTCTCATTGATCACCCCGCCACTTACGATCAAGCGCGTGAATTTGTTGAACAGTGCATGCCTCACAATCTACGCAAACTGAAGTTCTACGACGACAGCATTCCGCTCTTCAACCGCTTTCAGATCGAAACTCAAATCGAATCGGTCTTCCAACGCGAAGTCAGTCTTCCCTCCGGCGGTGCCATTGTTATCGACCACACCGAAGCATTGATCGCCATTGACATCAACTCCGCCCGTGCCACCAAAGGCGCAGACATCGAAGAAACCGCCACCAACACCAACCTCGAAGCGGCGGACGAAATTGCCCGCCAACTGCGGTTACGTGACTTGGGTGGCTTGGTGGTGATTGATTTTATCGACATGATGAACAACAAAAACCAACGTGCCGTTGAGAGCCGCATTAAAGACGCACTGCAACTGGATCGAGCACGGGTACAGATTGGTCGCATCTCCCGTTTCGGTTTGTTAGAGATGTCACGCCAACGGCTGCGCCCCTCTTTGGGCGAAGGCTCCGAAATGACCTGTCCCCGTTGCAGCGGTCACGGCACCATCCGCGACGTTGAATCCTTAGCGTTGGCCATTTTGCGCCTCATGGACGAAGAGACCATGAAGGAAAACACCGCCCGCGTCATTGCCCAGATGCCAATCTCAGTAGCAACCTATCTGCTAAATGAAAAGCGCGATCAAATTGCCGAGATTGAAAAACGCAATAACTCTCGTCTAATGGTCGTTCCCAATCCCGATATGGAGACGCCTCACTACTCTGTCGAACGCATTCGCCAAAACGAAGGCGAACACGTCAGTGATGGCAAATCGAGCCATGAATTGGCCGACATTAAACGGGAAACCTACCAACCGAGCGCCAACGAAGCGCCCAAACCGCCCGTTGAGCAACCGGCAGTCAAAGGCGTTTCTCCAGAACTGCCTGCCCCAGCTCCGGCTCCAACACCTGCACCTGCACCTGCTCCAGTCGCGCCAACGCCAGCAACCGTGCCCACTCCAGTGGCAGCTCCTCCGGCGGCAAACTCTCCACCACCTGGAGTAATCAGCCGTCTCTGGACAGCTCTGGTCGGCAGCGAAACAACACCAGCCGAAAGCACTCCAACCACGACTGAAGCGCCAACGGCTCCGGCTGCACGACCACAACGCAGTTCACCGCAACGTCGAGGTCGTAACAACGGTCGTCCAAACCAAAGTCGCCGCCGTGAGGGTCGCAACAACGAAGGTCGACCACCCGCACGCAACGCAGACGGTGGCCGAAGTGAAAACAGCCGTGGTAAACGCGGCCAGATGCCCCCACCCAGCGATGACCGTCAACAAGCGCAAAATTTGTTGCGTAGCAAAGCAGCTGCGGCTCAAGAAGCACAGCAGAAAGGCAGCAAAAACACCCCTCCCACTCCCGTTGTTCAAGACGAGGTCGAGGTAACTGCGATTGCAACCACAACCGAGACAGCGGCGACAAACACACCCGTTCAAGAAAATAGCAACAAACCGAACGGACGTCGTACCCGTCGAGGTCGCCGTCGTCGCAGTGGTCAAGATCGCAACAAGAGCGCAGATGCAGAACAGCAGCAGAACAGCGAGGAAGATAACCTAAACCAAGAAACGCTTGAGACCACTCCAGCGCCCGTTCAAGCAGCCACCCCAACCGTGCAAGCGGCTGTGGAAACAGAAGAAAAAACACCCCCAACGGCTTCTGAGCCGGACGTTCAGGCAGAAAAAGCCAGCGCCCCAACCTCCGACCCCATCCGTGTCTCTGCACGCCAACCGAGCGAATTAAGCAGCTCGGTTAGATCTCTGGCGATGGAAAAAGAAGGGAAGAAAAAAGCCCATCAAGAACAAGACAACGCCACTGATGATGCAGCGGATGAGAAGCAGCCGTTGAATAACGACAACGTCGATCCTATTGCCTCTGAGCCAAAAAAATCGAGTCGCAACCGCCGCTCACGCGGTCGCAGAAACAGCTCAAACGGAGACAATAATGGCAATGTGCAGGAGAAAAACGCTGACGCAGCGGAGCAATCCCCACAAACGACTTCCGTAAACAACACCTCAGAAGGAGAGCAGCCTACAACGGCTCCCATAGCAGAACCAGTTGTCGAAAAAACCGAAGCCGCTGCACAAGCACAAGCCGCTGCACAAGCCGAAGCCGCTGCACAAGCCGAAGCCACGGCACAAGCCGAAGCCACGGCACAAGCCGAAGCCACGGCACAAGCCGAAGCCACGGCACAAGCCGAAGCCACGGCACAAGCCGAAGCCACGGCACAAGCCGAAGCCACGGCACAAGCCGAAGCCACGGCACAAGCCGAAGCCACTGCACAAGCCGAAGCCACTGCACAAGCCGAAGCCACTGCACAAGCCGAGGCCGCTGCACAAGCCGAGGCCGCTGCACAAGCCGAGGCCGCTGCACAAGCCGAAGCCGCTGCAAAAGCCGAGGCCGCTGCAAAAGCCGAGGCCGCTGCAAAAGCCGAGGCCGCTGCAAAAGCCGAGGCCGCTGCAAAAGCCAAAAAGGCCAGAGCAGCCAAAAAGGCTAAGAAAGAAAAGGCTGAAAAGGCTGAAAAGGCTGAAAAAGTTATCGAAATCAAAGCCGGGCTGTACAAAGCCAAACCCGCAGAAAGTTTAGATACGGCAACCCCACCTCAAACAGAGAAAAAAGACGACAAAGCGGAGTAA
- a CDS encoding aminotransferase class I/II-fold pyridoxal phosphate-dependent enzyme has translation MFTKSFDTPNPIPDEAIDAAVALMKHGMLYRYGHVDEAHKSDDGLPADASEVSKLEQVFCDYTGHKYAVAVNSCGSAMFIALKAMGIKQGDKVLTNAFTFTAVPSSIVHAGGVPVYVECTRQYVVDLQSLNAQIEANPDINYFILSHMRGHVAELDKIKTLCDEHHIRLIEDCAHGLGKRWNTDNHGNKEGFVGHHCEIACYSSQSHKMLNSGEGGFIATNDDQLAAYCILAAGSYEQLYKKHLARPADDQLFEAIKFQVPNFSLRMNNLIAAVLRPQVALIDERIASYKNKYERIIEILSVSVKLDIPAPVVGTENVGDSLQFTLLGFDQAKKERFIAKTAARGVVIQIFGTLENARDFRNWKYSFEEVPAMHNTAEIISYTCDLRLPLTFTLEDIEQIGAIILDSL, from the coding sequence ATGTTTACTAAAAGTTTTGATACACCTAATCCAATTCCTGATGAGGCCATTGACGCTGCTGTGGCGCTGATGAAACACGGCATGTTGTATCGTTATGGTCATGTGGATGAGGCGCATAAAAGCGATGATGGATTGCCTGCGGATGCCAGTGAAGTTTCTAAATTAGAGCAGGTGTTTTGTGATTATACGGGGCATAAATACGCCGTTGCGGTGAACTCCTGCGGCAGTGCGATGTTTATTGCACTTAAGGCGATGGGCATCAAGCAGGGGGATAAGGTTCTCACCAACGCCTTTACCTTTACAGCCGTCCCTAGCAGCATTGTTCACGCAGGTGGGGTGCCGGTGTACGTGGAGTGTACGCGTCAATATGTGGTTGACTTGCAGAGCTTGAATGCTCAAATCGAAGCGAACCCTGATATTAACTACTTCATCTTGTCGCATATGCGAGGCCACGTTGCTGAGTTGGATAAAATCAAAACCCTCTGTGATGAGCATCATATTCGCCTTATTGAAGATTGTGCGCACGGCTTGGGCAAACGTTGGAACACCGACAACCACGGCAACAAAGAGGGGTTTGTGGGGCATCATTGTGAAATTGCCTGTTACAGCAGCCAATCACATAAAATGTTGAACTCGGGAGAGGGTGGCTTTATTGCCACCAATGACGATCAATTGGCCGCCTATTGCATCTTGGCCGCCGGTTCTTACGAACAGTTGTATAAAAAACATCTGGCCCGACCGGCGGACGATCAGTTATTTGAGGCCATCAAATTTCAGGTGCCTAATTTCAGTTTGCGGATGAACAACTTGATTGCCGCCGTGCTGCGGCCTCAGGTGGCCTTGATTGATGAACGCATTGCCTCATACAAAAATAAATATGAACGCATCATTGAGATTCTGTCGGTGTCGGTTAAATTGGATATTCCCGCACCCGTGGTGGGAACGGAGAACGTCGGTGACAGTTTGCAGTTCACCTTGCTGGGTTTTGATCAAGCTAAAAAAGAGCGCTTTATTGCTAAAACTGCTGCTCGTGGGGTGGTCATACAAATTTTTGGTACGCTGGAAAATGCTCGGGATTTTCGTAATTGGAAATACTCCTTTGAGGAGGTTCCTGCGATGCACAACACCGCTGAAATCATTTCTTACACCTGTGATTTGCGTCTGCCGTTGACCTTTACGCTGGAGGACATTGAGCAGATTGGTGCAATTATTTTAGACTCTCTGTGA
- the amrS gene encoding AmmeMemoRadiSam system radical SAM enzyme, with amino-acid sequence MNVAPPNQSDYQLVETRLQEKLDNGLTRCNLCLWHCKLKHGQRGFCQAHVNRHGTLYNLSYGIISAMDKGPIEGKPVRHFRPGTEVLSIGSYGCNFRCGGCHNLEISWGVTALDDLAKGESKAAYVTPAEMVAATLRSGAQGIAFTYSEPAVWLEYVLDTAKLAKEAGLYTVYVSNSFVTDEALELIAPYLDVLCSDIKSLSDDFYHDICPTAKVSQVLGSIKKAAQLGIHVETRTNIIPGKNDDPAELKAIAEWIRDNLGADSPWHITKFFPAYKLSDVPPTPRPIMQTAYDNGLAVGLNNVYLEADKGCDCAEGNLPLEAYLSGSAEDLHQVKKCASSDCCGDEGIVLKKYEQVASIDGKVG; translated from the coding sequence ATGAACGTTGCCCCCCCCAACCAGAGTGATTACCAGCTGGTGGAAACCCGTCTGCAAGAGAAGTTGGACAACGGCCTGACCCGCTGCAACCTCTGTCTTTGGCACTGCAAATTGAAACACGGTCAGCGCGGGTTTTGTCAGGCGCACGTCAATCGCCACGGTACGCTTTATAACCTTTCCTACGGCATCATCTCTGCGATGGACAAAGGCCCGATTGAGGGCAAGCCGGTGCGTCATTTTCGTCCTGGTACCGAGGTGCTCTCTATTGGCAGCTACGGCTGTAATTTCCGCTGCGGTGGTTGCCATAATCTGGAGATCTCTTGGGGCGTGACGGCGCTGGATGATCTGGCCAAGGGTGAGTCCAAAGCCGCTTACGTCACCCCTGCGGAGATGGTGGCGGCGACGTTGCGCAGCGGTGCGCAGGGCATCGCCTTTACCTACTCGGAACCGGCGGTTTGGTTGGAGTACGTCTTGGATACGGCTAAACTGGCTAAAGAGGCGGGGCTGTATACGGTCTATGTCTCCAATAGTTTTGTTACCGACGAAGCACTGGAGCTGATAGCACCTTATCTGGATGTGCTTTGTTCTGACATCAAAAGCTTGAGTGATGATTTTTATCACGACATCTGTCCGACGGCCAAGGTTTCGCAGGTCTTGGGCAGCATCAAAAAAGCCGCTCAGTTGGGCATTCACGTGGAGACGCGCACCAACATCATTCCAGGTAAAAACGACGATCCAGCGGAGTTGAAAGCCATTGCTGAGTGGATTCGAGACAATTTGGGCGCTGATAGCCCGTGGCACATCACCAAATTTTTCCCTGCTTACAAGCTCTCTGATGTGCCGCCCACACCGCGCCCGATCATGCAGACCGCATACGACAATGGCCTTGCCGTGGGTTTGAACAACGTCTATCTGGAAGCAGATAAAGGCTGCGATTGTGCTGAGGGCAATTTGCCACTGGAAGCCTATTTAAGCGGTTCAGCTGAGGATTTGCATCAAGTGAAAAAGTGCGCTTCATCGGACTGTTGTGGTGATGAAGGCATCGTGCTAAAAAAATACGAACAGGTGGCGAGTATTGATGGCAAAGTTGGATAG
- a CDS encoding oxidative damage protection protein: MNKVNCVVLKHEAEALDNVPHSGELGIRIFENVSKEGWQKWLERLTMIINENGLSTADPRSVGVIEQHMLGFFFGEGDMGQTPDGFQAPGAKK; this comes from the coding sequence ATGAATAAAGTCAATTGTGTGGTGTTAAAACACGAAGCAGAGGCGCTTGATAACGTGCCTCACTCTGGTGAATTAGGCATACGAATCTTTGAAAACGTCTCTAAAGAAGGTTGGCAGAAGTGGCTGGAGCGTCTGACCATGATCATCAATGAAAACGGCCTGAGCACCGCTGACCCTCGCAGTGTCGGTGTGATTGAGCAGCACATGCTGGGTTTCTTTTTTGGCGAAGGGGATATGGGGCAAACTCCTGATGGTTTCCAGGCCCCGGGCGCTAAAAAGTAA